The genomic segment GAAGAACCCCTTTGTAATCTTCACGTTCCGGACTCCTGCCATCGCAGGCAATGTCCGGCCCCGACTGATACTCATAACCCAGTTCCTGGCAAATTTCAATACATGCCTTCTCCAGAACATCTTCTGTAAAATTATCCGCCGCACTCATAGGTATTTCCCTCCTGTCTCAGTTTTACTTAAACAGCTTTTTCAGTAGAGAAAAAATATTAAACGTCGTCCGATGATACACCTTGTTATACACGTACTTCTTCGGATTCCGCGCCCAGCCGTAACCCTTTGGCATCTTCAGCCCCGCCCGCTGGACAATCTGGCGCTTCATGCTTGTCCGGGCAGCAATCCGTTTCCGTAAACTCGGTTTCCGTATCCCGAATTTCATTGTGTTACGCCTCTTTTTTGACAGTTGAATTGATCACAATCTGTCTCTTAATCAAATGATCATCAAATTAGAAAATATTGGTAATAAATATTACGATAAACAGTAATTTATCTGACCATCTGTTCCGTTGGCACCCGAATCTCACCAGACATCAGTTTGGGGAGGAGAGTGTCCCTGACTGATTCTAGAATTTTATTTTGATTACTCAAAGCCAGAATATGTTCAAATATGGGATGCACTATACAGTCAAAATTTTTTATTATGCTATCTGGTGCATTTACAAGTTTAAAGGTATTGAAATCCTTTACATTTATTGCACTAAACACAGCACCACTTGCATTGTTAATAATTTTTTTTATTATGCTCCTTAAAGAAAACAACATATAGTATTGTCTATCATTCTTATGCCATATAGCGTAACACGATTGATTCATAGCCATGTTTCTACTTGCCAGATTTAATTTGCCTACAGTTCCACGAGCAGTGATAAAAATTGTGTCCTTTCCATATAATCTACTGTTACACTT from the Sporolactobacillus sp. Y61 genome contains:
- a CDS encoding restriction endonuclease subunit S — its product is MAQAIFKHWFVDFEFPDENGNPYKSSGGKMIESELGRIPEGWEVVSVSEIADILSGGTPKTKIKRYWDGNIPFFTPKDARNGCYTLDTEKLITKEGLEKCNSRLYGKDTIFITARGTVGKLNLASRNMAMNQSCYAIWHKNDRQYYMLFSLRSIIKKIINNASGAVFSAINVKDFNTFKLVNAPDSIIKNFDCIVHPIFEHILALSNQNKILESVRDTLLPKLMSGEIRVPTEQMVR